The Chlamydiales bacterium STE3 genome includes a region encoding these proteins:
- a CDS encoding GTP-binding protein TypA/BipA-like protein (Product derived from UniProtKB/Swiss-Prot:Q9ZLZ3;Gene name derived from UniProtKB/Swiss-Prot:Q9ZLZ3): MVYMHPPEKIRNVAIIAHIDHGKTTLLDSLLKQSNIFRDNQVVAERMMDSYDQEKERGITIFAKHTSVYFDDFKINIIDTPGHSDFSGEVERILGMVNSVLLLVDAQEGPMPQTRFVLSKSLKMGLKPIVVLNKIDRPHADPDRVLNETFDLFMELGANDEQLDFKYCYASGLSGFAMKELNDSRDSMKPLFDLIVDAVPKPEGALEEPFLMQASTISYDDYLGRQACGRILNGKVKKGQQILHVDENQVQTKATVTKIQGYLGLEKVEMDEATVGDIVILSGVPEIMIGDTLCDPSNVHIMPKIKLDEPTLSVDITVNSSPFVGKSGKHVTMNKLRARLEREKKANISLKIEESATDQDKITVAGRGELHLSVLIEAMRREGYEFSVSKPQVIIKKIDGEVYEPMERVHIEVPQEYSGSVIEELSRRRGEMQHLETNEHGISKLEFLMPTRGIMGYRNEFLTATRGLGIMTSIFENFAPWKGAIPGRQRGVLISNCPGKTNGYACFNLQDRGVLFTSPGDDVYEGMVVGENSRDNDLLVNVTKGKQLTNVRAAGSDENIQLTPPRRFTLEQAIDYIQDDELIEVTPDAIRMRKRFLSENDRKRK; the protein is encoded by the coding sequence TTGGTATATATGCATCCTCCAGAAAAAATTCGCAATGTTGCCATCATTGCCCACATTGACCATGGTAAAACAACACTTTTAGATAGTCTTCTGAAACAATCGAACATCTTTCGTGACAACCAAGTGGTTGCAGAAAGAATGATGGATTCCTACGATCAGGAGAAAGAACGCGGGATTACAATTTTTGCAAAACACACGTCTGTTTATTTTGATGATTTCAAAATTAACATTATCGATACTCCTGGTCACTCCGATTTTTCTGGTGAAGTCGAGCGTATTTTGGGTATGGTTAACTCTGTTTTACTTCTTGTTGATGCCCAAGAAGGCCCAATGCCCCAAACGCGTTTTGTTTTATCAAAATCGTTGAAAATGGGTTTAAAGCCTATTGTAGTCCTCAATAAAATCGACCGTCCTCATGCTGATCCTGATCGTGTGCTAAATGAAACATTCGACCTTTTCATGGAGCTTGGAGCTAATGATGAGCAGTTAGACTTTAAATATTGCTATGCCTCAGGTTTGAGCGGCTTTGCAATGAAAGAGCTTAATGACTCTAGAGATTCCATGAAGCCATTATTTGACTTAATTGTCGACGCCGTACCAAAACCAGAAGGCGCTCTTGAAGAACCATTTTTAATGCAGGCATCTACTATTTCTTACGATGATTACCTGGGCAGACAAGCTTGTGGGAGGATCCTGAATGGCAAAGTAAAAAAAGGCCAGCAAATCCTTCACGTTGACGAAAATCAAGTTCAGACTAAAGCAACCGTAACAAAGATCCAAGGTTATTTAGGACTCGAGAAGGTTGAAATGGATGAAGCAACAGTTGGGGATATCGTCATCTTATCCGGTGTTCCAGAAATTATGATTGGAGACACTCTCTGTGACCCCAGCAATGTGCATATTATGCCAAAAATTAAATTGGACGAACCGACACTTTCCGTCGACATTACGGTTAATAGTAGCCCATTTGTCGGTAAAAGTGGCAAACACGTTACCATGAATAAGTTGCGCGCCAGACTTGAAAGAGAAAAAAAAGCTAACATCTCGCTAAAAATTGAAGAATCAGCAACAGACCAGGATAAAATCACCGTTGCTGGCCGAGGAGAACTCCACCTTTCCGTCCTTATAGAAGCAATGAGAAGGGAGGGTTATGAGTTTAGCGTTTCTAAACCTCAAGTCATTATTAAAAAAATCGATGGCGAGGTCTACGAGCCTATGGAACGCGTTCACATTGAAGTCCCCCAAGAATACTCAGGCTCTGTTATTGAAGAGCTCTCACGCCGACGTGGAGAAATGCAGCATCTCGAAACTAATGAACATGGCATCTCTAAATTGGAATTTTTGATGCCGACGAGAGGTATTATGGGATATCGTAACGAATTCCTTACAGCAACACGTGGATTAGGGATTATGACCTCTATTTTTGAAAATTTTGCCCCTTGGAAAGGTGCCATTCCTGGTCGTCAGCGCGGAGTCCTCATCTCTAATTGCCCTGGCAAAACCAACGGATATGCCTGCTTTAATCTTCAGGATCGCGGTGTGCTATTTACCTCTCCAGGTGATGATGTCTATGAAGGAATGGTTGTTGGTGAGAATTCTCGCGATAACGATTTATTAGTCAATGTGACAAAAGGCAAACAATTAACAAACGTTCGTGCAGCCGGCAGTGATGAAAATATTCAATTGACACCACCACGCAGATTTACGCTTGAACAGGCGATTGACTACATCCAAGATGATGAATTGATCGAGGTGACACCTGATGCAATCCGCATGCGCAAGCGTTTCCTATCTGAAAATGACCGAAAAAGAAAATAA
- a CDS encoding Uncharacterized protein (Product derived from UniProtKB/Trembl:F8KWU7), with product MKSSHDYQKIFQEIAHSKRWEKLDEFGNSFKIDKMSANDKATLANLFYEKGKQHALDKQNEPSLREALSAFETSLKIDPSSGSRWTEKAGLLMELAFLQNDFALFEDAYEIFSHAHKVYSAQGQPLPIVDLYRWGVCCYQIGKFSEEPLDFKGAIEKFREAFERGYDDPEFFYDYATALAELGAAIGRVEFILESLDYLQKCLTDDTISSKAWLKLACVCKLLYVITQDNEYYALADQGFFEAARCSSTDLTLWVNWGQLLAHEGKSLRDPELLSSSLEKFEKADALHPNDAIVLSSWGDALTHLGSIEERLDLLKDAKEKIELARALNPNDTEILCLNAHYLIQLGRYFLDERYILSAIEKFEEGLAQDKSLSLFWHGLATAHFILGEIHQDRVHFERASKHCAEAINYGSGANAQFWNDWGLSLLRIGELSNDLRHMVTAVEKFEKAIALFNKRKPSLPEPEWFYNYGCALDYLGDFYSNPQYYEKAIQIFLKLLEHHPQLKHVRYNLALAFYHLGDSTGDVESLERSIEHFKTLFQGDYEDEVLCNDIGITYLTLADLLMDSILPQKSEDYFEKAEQFFLQAVSLGNLIANYHLACLHSLKDNYSEAMFYIVRAKDADVLPSVSDLLRDDWLEGLRSTAGFQDFLSQLSSHED from the coding sequence ATGAAAAGTTCACACGATTATCAGAAAATCTTTCAAGAAATTGCTCACAGTAAGCGGTGGGAAAAACTTGATGAATTTGGCAATTCTTTCAAAATTGATAAGATGAGCGCCAACGACAAAGCGACATTAGCGAATCTTTTTTACGAAAAGGGTAAGCAGCACGCTTTAGACAAGCAGAATGAGCCCTCTCTGAGAGAGGCTTTATCGGCCTTTGAAACTTCTTTAAAAATTGATCCGTCAAGTGGAAGCCGTTGGACTGAGAAAGCGGGTTTATTGATGGAACTTGCTTTTTTACAAAATGACTTTGCTCTTTTTGAGGATGCTTACGAAATATTCTCGCATGCTCACAAAGTCTATTCTGCTCAAGGGCAGCCTCTTCCTATAGTGGATCTGTACCGTTGGGGTGTATGCTGTTACCAAATTGGAAAATTTTCCGAAGAGCCTTTGGACTTTAAAGGAGCAATTGAAAAATTCCGCGAGGCTTTTGAAAGAGGTTATGATGATCCTGAGTTTTTCTACGACTATGCAACTGCCTTAGCAGAGCTTGGCGCTGCAATCGGCCGTGTCGAATTTATTCTGGAGTCGCTAGATTATCTTCAAAAATGTCTTACTGATGATACTATTAGTTCCAAGGCATGGTTAAAGCTCGCTTGTGTTTGCAAACTCCTCTATGTCATCACACAAGATAATGAATATTATGCTTTAGCAGACCAAGGATTTTTCGAAGCTGCCCGCTGTTCATCAACCGATTTGACTTTATGGGTAAATTGGGGCCAACTACTAGCTCACGAGGGTAAAAGCTTAAGAGATCCTGAATTGCTCTCTTCTTCCCTTGAGAAATTTGAAAAAGCGGATGCTTTGCATCCAAATGATGCGATTGTGCTAAGTTCATGGGGAGATGCTTTAACCCACTTAGGTTCAATTGAAGAGAGGCTGGATTTGCTAAAAGATGCGAAAGAAAAAATTGAATTGGCTCGAGCACTCAATCCTAACGATACTGAAATTCTTTGTTTAAATGCGCATTATTTAATTCAGCTGGGCCGTTATTTTTTAGATGAGCGTTATATTTTAAGCGCAATTGAAAAGTTTGAAGAAGGTCTGGCCCAAGACAAATCCCTTTCTTTATTTTGGCACGGCTTAGCAACAGCACACTTTATCTTGGGAGAAATTCACCAGGACCGTGTTCATTTTGAACGCGCTTCTAAGCACTGTGCTGAAGCGATCAACTACGGAAGTGGCGCCAATGCGCAATTTTGGAATGATTGGGGGCTTTCACTTTTGAGAATCGGTGAATTATCGAATGACTTGCGCCATATGGTCACGGCAGTGGAAAAGTTTGAAAAGGCGATTGCACTTTTCAACAAACGCAAGCCTTCTCTGCCAGAACCGGAGTGGTTTTATAACTACGGTTGTGCATTAGACTACCTAGGAGATTTTTATTCCAATCCTCAATATTATGAAAAAGCGATTCAAATTTTTTTAAAACTACTTGAACATCATCCTCAGCTAAAGCATGTTAGATACAATTTGGCTCTCGCTTTTTACCACCTGGGGGATTCGACCGGAGATGTCGAAAGTTTAGAAAGATCTATTGAACACTTTAAAACGTTATTCCAAGGTGATTATGAAGACGAAGTGCTTTGCAATGATATCGGCATTACTTACCTAACGTTAGCGGATTTGCTGATGGACTCTATTTTACCACAGAAGTCAGAAGACTATTTTGAAAAAGCTGAGCAGTTTTTTTTGCAGGCGGTTTCTCTTGGGAATTTGATTGCCAATTACCACTTGGCTTGCTTGCATTCGCTGAAAGATAATTACTCTGAGGCAATGTTTTATATTGTGCGAGCAAAGGACGCAGATGTATTGCCCTCTGTAAGCGATCTTTTGCGCGATGATTGGCTAGAAGGACTTAGAAGCACCGCAGGATTTCAGGACTTTCTTTCTCAACTTTCCTCCCATGAGGATTGA
- a CDS encoding Uncharacterized protein (Product derived from UniProtKB/Trembl:F8L044), with protein MIEDEDEETHFDGIDSHTGQIDDELNAQLLDAFHQETSQVLLHDVAKIASHYDPIDLAYAVSRLPPPSRIVVYENLPDLNAKIIFMINTGSNTRSAIFRQLDDQEIKRLIERMPPGEAVWILDDMSDRRLKRILELLDPKKSLRIRELQKHDRHSAGRLMTNEFFSFDINTTIGEVSSHIRDNPGISLTRRIFVVDKEGELIGCVPARNLIVNPPYLPLRQVMGPILQKVTPETHRDEVVDLVERYKIPALPVVDKDDKLVGVITYEDVVEALEDIADETIASIAGTAEDVSEHEPILKRLVWRAPWLLVTLCAGLVSSTAMTHFNTRTWFTFVPFFVPLITGMSGNVGIQCSTILVRGMSLGELSPGQRSRAMAKEIAIGCLIGVIFGALCAIVIFFLNLSGVHQLGDQQYAIIAMVGCGVLGACLTATTLGTFSPFFFSRMGVDPAVASGPIVTAFNDVLSTLMFFLVARMIYSFV; from the coding sequence GTGATAGAAGATGAAGATGAAGAAACGCACTTCGATGGCATTGATAGCCACACAGGTCAGATTGATGACGAGCTCAACGCTCAGCTTTTAGATGCTTTTCACCAAGAGACATCCCAAGTTCTACTCCACGATGTCGCTAAAATTGCCAGTCATTATGATCCCATCGATTTAGCCTATGCTGTTTCTCGTCTGCCTCCACCTTCTAGAATCGTTGTCTACGAAAATTTGCCAGACTTAAATGCCAAGATCATTTTTATGATTAATACAGGGAGCAATACTCGTTCAGCAATTTTTCGACAATTAGATGATCAAGAGATCAAGAGATTAATTGAGCGCATGCCACCTGGCGAAGCTGTGTGGATTCTAGATGATATGTCAGATCGACGTTTAAAAAGAATTTTAGAACTTTTAGATCCTAAAAAGTCCTTGCGCATACGTGAATTGCAAAAGCATGATCGGCATAGTGCTGGTCGGCTCATGACTAATGAATTTTTCTCATTTGATATCAATACTACGATTGGTGAGGTCTCAAGTCATATCCGTGATAATCCAGGCATTTCTTTAACTCGTCGTATTTTTGTCGTAGATAAGGAAGGTGAGCTCATTGGCTGTGTGCCAGCTAGAAACTTAATTGTCAATCCACCCTATCTTCCATTACGTCAAGTAATGGGTCCAATTTTGCAGAAGGTAACCCCCGAAACGCATCGTGATGAAGTTGTCGATTTAGTTGAGCGATATAAAATTCCTGCTCTTCCAGTTGTTGATAAGGACGATAAGCTTGTGGGAGTGATTACGTATGAGGATGTTGTCGAAGCTCTCGAGGATATTGCGGATGAAACAATCGCGAGTATTGCCGGTACTGCCGAGGATGTCAGTGAGCATGAGCCAATACTAAAACGTCTTGTATGGAGAGCTCCTTGGCTTTTGGTGACCCTTTGCGCAGGACTTGTCTCTTCAACAGCAATGACCCATTTTAATACACGCACTTGGTTTACTTTTGTGCCTTTCTTTGTGCCCTTAATTACTGGAATGTCGGGGAATGTTGGGATCCAGTGCAGTACGATTTTAGTCCGCGGAATGTCGCTTGGCGAATTGTCTCCAGGACAGAGAAGCCGAGCAATGGCTAAAGAGATTGCTATTGGGTGCTTGATTGGTGTAATCTTCGGAGCTCTTTGCGCTATTGTGATTTTCTTTTTAAATCTTTCAGGAGTTCACCAACTGGGAGATCAGCAGTATGCGATTATCGCCATGGTGGGTTGTGGGGTTTTAGGCGCTTGCTTGACAGCAACAACGTTAGGGACCTTCTCTCCTTTTTTCTTTTCAAGAATGGGTGTTGATCCTGCGGTCGCTTCAGGTCCAATTGTGACAGCGTTTAACGATGTCCTCTCAACTTTAATGTTTTTTTTAGTCGCAAGAATGATATACTCTTTTGTTTAA
- a CDS encoding putative sodium-dependent transporter YocR (Product derived from UniProtKB/Swiss-Prot:O34383;Gene name derived from UniProtKB/Swiss-Prot:O34383): MELIMKRDAWGSRLGFIFAVAGSAIGLANIWRFPYVVGNHGGAAFIFVYLICLLAIGIPVFTAEILIGKRSQLDPSGAFRRLGRSAAWGWAGKLTILTGFVVSSFYSAVAGWILGYLLEALKGNLTTIQNKQAAIDHYLSLVLNPIWGVGFHGVFICVCVFVLYFGVRHGIERWNKFFMPILFIILTILVVKGFFMPNSMESLKFLLQPDFSKITPAVFLIALGQSFFTLSVGQGTLVTYGSYLPRRENILKSTLPVVAMDTLVSIFSAFAVFTIVFAVDMRPDSGPALIFHTLPLVFSQIPGGYMMSILFFLLVFLAAMTSEISALEPAIAYLVDERKWLRRHAVITCGLGAFLLGVPSALSTSLLKDVSVLGFPTFLDAIMFICSELLIPIGGFAAVMLAGWVWGSRNAIREIGEGQEKKKWLNRYFSFCFKYLSPILIIIVFLSALFS; encoded by the coding sequence TTGGAATTAATCATGAAAAGAGATGCCTGGGGATCAAGACTGGGTTTTATTTTTGCCGTAGCAGGCTCAGCTATTGGTTTAGCGAATATTTGGCGTTTTCCTTATGTCGTAGGTAATCACGGGGGCGCTGCGTTTATTTTTGTTTACCTCATATGTCTTTTAGCAATCGGAATTCCTGTTTTCACCGCAGAAATTTTGATCGGTAAACGTTCTCAATTAGATCCGAGTGGAGCTTTTCGCCGTCTTGGAAGGTCTGCTGCTTGGGGATGGGCGGGAAAACTGACTATTTTAACTGGATTTGTTGTGAGTTCGTTTTATAGTGCAGTCGCTGGTTGGATTTTGGGTTACTTGCTTGAAGCGCTGAAAGGTAATTTGACAACGATCCAAAATAAACAAGCAGCGATCGATCACTATCTCTCACTTGTTCTTAATCCTATTTGGGGCGTTGGCTTTCATGGGGTTTTTATTTGTGTGTGTGTTTTTGTTCTCTATTTTGGAGTACGCCATGGAATCGAAAGATGGAATAAATTTTTTATGCCGATTCTTTTTATTATTTTAACTATTTTAGTTGTTAAAGGCTTCTTTATGCCTAATTCCATGGAGAGTTTAAAATTTCTTCTACAACCAGACTTTTCTAAAATTACACCCGCGGTATTTTTAATTGCCCTTGGCCAATCATTCTTTACACTAAGTGTGGGCCAGGGAACTCTTGTTACCTATGGAAGCTATTTGCCTAGGAGAGAAAATATCCTAAAAAGCACCTTGCCTGTTGTCGCAATGGATACATTGGTCTCTATTTTTTCTGCTTTTGCCGTATTCACGATTGTTTTTGCCGTCGACATGAGGCCGGATTCAGGGCCTGCATTGATTTTCCATACGTTGCCGCTTGTCTTTAGCCAGATCCCTGGCGGTTACATGATGAGTATCCTATTTTTCCTACTGGTATTCCTTGCTGCCATGACGTCAGAAATCTCAGCTCTCGAACCAGCTATTGCCTATCTAGTGGATGAGAGAAAATGGTTGCGGCGCCATGCTGTGATCACATGTGGTTTGGGAGCCTTTTTACTGGGAGTGCCAAGTGCTCTTTCTACTAGCCTGCTAAAAGATGTTTCTGTGCTTGGTTTTCCCACTTTCTTAGATGCCATTATGTTTATTTGTAGCGAGTTATTGATTCCTATTGGAGGCTTTGCCGCCGTTATGTTAGCCGGATGGGTGTGGGGGAGCAGAAATGCCATTAGGGAAATTGGTGAAGGGCAGGAAAAAAAGAAATGGCTCAATCGCTATTTCTCTTTTTGTTTTAAGTATCTAAGCCCGATTTTGATCATTATTGTTTTTCTAAGTGCATTGTTTTCCTAA
- a CDS encoding Low calcium response locus protein H (Product derived from UniProtKB/Swiss-Prot:P21207;Gene name derived from UniProtKB/Swiss-Prot:P21207), which yields MRISLGKLAKLQVKGRAMSKPWPTENPEAIYAYAYQFYLNGHYQEAQSLFSLLTIMGTKNVQHWLGLGASLQMQKKYDQALEAYGAAALVDIQETNPFPHFYAAECLLSLNQVKRALQALESASTIAFKDKKYIQLNSQINLIKSAWNSPEVINANHKS from the coding sequence ATGAGGATAAGCTTAGGAAAGCTCGCGAAATTGCAGGTAAAGGGTAGAGCGATGAGCAAACCATGGCCTACCGAAAACCCTGAAGCAATTTATGCTTATGCTTATCAATTTTATCTCAATGGTCACTATCAGGAGGCTCAGTCTCTGTTTAGTTTACTCACCATTATGGGGACAAAGAATGTACAGCATTGGCTCGGTCTAGGGGCAAGCTTACAGATGCAAAAAAAGTATGATCAAGCACTTGAAGCCTACGGAGCAGCAGCTTTGGTGGATATTCAAGAGACAAATCCTTTTCCCCATTTTTATGCAGCAGAATGTCTACTTTCTTTAAATCAAGTGAAAAGGGCCTTGCAAGCATTAGAAAGTGCGAGTACAATTGCCTTTAAAGACAAAAAGTACATTCAACTAAATAGTCAGATTAATTTAATTAAAAGCGCCTGGAACAGCCCAGAGGTAATCAATGCCAATCACAAAAGTTAA
- a CDS encoding Uncharacterized protein (Product derived from UniProtKB/Trembl:D6YW13) → MPDQTNHNPVMTHLVKPVEGHDGGDQNLSLDALILLINTERLKTLKDKTRNELSELRARQEKVRVLHKLLRAINTSTEDNGKIDCSNNQELKNLLKKAKDLGVDLKDDKVKFSREERDRLVENIRITVDDYNVENDMQLQSISRLTNERYESYQMARSILRPLHEDKLRKAREIAGKG, encoded by the coding sequence ATGCCGGATCAAACAAATCACAATCCTGTTATGACTCACCTTGTTAAGCCCGTAGAGGGACATGATGGTGGTGATCAAAATCTTTCATTAGATGCTCTCATACTTCTTATCAACACCGAGCGCTTAAAGACGTTAAAGGACAAAACGCGAAACGAACTTAGCGAATTAAGAGCGCGACAAGAGAAGGTGCGAGTCTTACACAAACTTTTAAGAGCAATTAACACCTCCACTGAAGACAACGGAAAAATTGACTGCTCAAATAATCAGGAACTCAAAAATTTGCTTAAAAAAGCAAAAGACCTCGGCGTTGACCTTAAAGACGACAAAGTTAAGTTTTCGCGAGAAGAACGCGATCGCCTTGTGGAAAACATCCGCATTACTGTCGATGACTACAATGTGGAAAACGATATGCAATTACAAAGCATTTCAAGGTTAACTAATGAGCGCTATGAAAGCTATCAAATGGCGCGCAGCATTTTAAGGCCTCTACATGAGGATAAGCTTAGGAAAGCTCGCGAAATTGCAGGTAAAGGGTAG
- a CDS encoding hypothetical protein (Product derived from UniProtKB/Trembl:Q6MC62) has product MIINQEKIIDMMSSLNLASIKEFGKLLTVNTIVQFKNFWEYLKVIISYYPSWRFFKADAVLLLTYLFDNPFSISKRFLANRGEENVYAYGETPLTTLNAIVKECRLKPQQTVYELGCGRGRACLWLNCFYNCKVVGIDHVPEFTLRAERIVQKLQLSNISFINEDMLRVDFKDADVVYLYGTCLDDTFIEKLVEKFAKLPSGTKIITVSYPLTDYDYKDRFEVMKRFPAKFTWGTADIYLQIVK; this is encoded by the coding sequence ATGATCATTAATCAAGAAAAAATTATCGATATGATGAGCAGTCTCAACCTTGCTTCAATAAAAGAATTTGGCAAATTGCTCACGGTTAACACAATAGTCCAATTTAAAAACTTTTGGGAATATTTAAAAGTTATTATTAGCTACTACCCTTCGTGGCGTTTTTTTAAAGCCGACGCTGTCTTATTGCTTACCTATCTATTTGACAATCCCTTCTCTATTTCTAAGCGTTTTTTGGCAAACCGAGGGGAGGAGAATGTCTATGCCTACGGTGAAACTCCCTTGACAACTCTTAATGCGATTGTCAAAGAATGCCGTCTGAAGCCTCAGCAGACTGTTTATGAGCTAGGTTGTGGAAGAGGAAGAGCATGTCTTTGGTTAAATTGCTTTTATAATTGTAAAGTTGTCGGAATTGATCATGTTCCTGAATTTACTCTAAGAGCTGAGCGCATTGTGCAAAAATTGCAACTTTCCAATATCTCTTTCATTAATGAAGACATGCTAAGAGTTGATTTTAAGGATGCGGATGTAGTCTATCTTTATGGAACTTGTTTGGACGACACTTTCATCGAAAAGCTGGTCGAGAAATTTGCCAAATTGCCTTCCGGGACTAAAATCATCACGGTTAGCTATCCGCTAACAGATTATGACTATAAGGATCGCTTTGAGGTAATGAAGCGGTTTCCAGCTAAATTTACCTGGGGAACCGCTGATATTTACTTGCAAATTGTCAAATAG
- a CDS encoding putative Na(+)/H(+) antiporter (Product derived from UniProtKB/Trembl:Q6MF31;Gene name derived from UniProtKB/Trembl:Q6MF31) has protein sequence MSPLLFSKILICLFPKNFVYSSIFCNKQKEFMEIHNFFIQLVLILLSARFLGELAAKHNVPSIIGELFAGVLLGPSLLGLIEPNDTIKLLANIGIILLLFEVGLETDISRLAQTKAKPFIVACAGVIVPFVLGFIVSYVIFDFDLLVSLFVGGTLTATSIGITIRVLADLGKKTSHEAQIVLGAAVIDDIIGIVILSILYEFSIGEGIELTDITKIIFFILLYLILAPIIFKLLSFVIQHYEEKSEIPGLLPSSIVAIVLLFSWIAHYIGAPELLGGFAAGLALSRQFILPFKTLKVDEEFYHKVESQMKPIVYLFTPIFFVSVGLSLNLKEIPWESPFIWTLSLSFLFIAIIGKIFSGLVLFTESKWTQWAVGLAMVPRGEVGLIFAEIGRKGKIFNNEIYAAMIIVIAITTIFTPFAMRIFYDYQRKYLEKK, from the coding sequence TTGTCTCCTCTTCTTTTCTCTAAAATATTAATTTGTTTGTTTCCAAAAAATTTTGTTTACTCTAGTATTTTTTGTAATAAGCAAAAAGAATTTATGGAAATTCACAATTTTTTTATTCAACTCGTCTTGATCCTTTTGTCCGCAAGGTTTTTAGGCGAACTAGCTGCAAAGCACAATGTTCCTTCAATCATCGGAGAGTTATTTGCCGGCGTTCTTCTTGGCCCTAGCCTTCTTGGACTGATTGAGCCCAACGATACAATTAAACTCTTAGCAAATATTGGAATCATTCTATTGCTATTTGAGGTAGGGCTTGAAACAGATATTTCAAGGCTAGCGCAAACAAAAGCTAAGCCCTTTATCGTGGCCTGTGCAGGTGTTATTGTTCCATTTGTGCTAGGCTTTATCGTAAGTTATGTGATCTTTGATTTTGACCTGCTTGTTTCGCTATTTGTTGGAGGTACCTTAACTGCAACAAGTATTGGAATCACAATACGCGTCTTAGCCGATTTAGGAAAAAAAACAAGTCATGAAGCTCAAATTGTTCTAGGAGCCGCTGTGATTGATGATATTATCGGTATCGTTATTCTTTCTATTCTCTATGAGTTCTCAATAGGAGAAGGAATCGAGCTCACAGACATAACCAAAATTATCTTTTTTATACTGCTTTACTTAATTCTTGCACCCATTATTTTCAAATTGCTTTCTTTTGTTATTCAGCATTATGAAGAAAAGAGTGAGATACCAGGCCTTCTCCCCTCTTCAATTGTTGCTATTGTCCTTTTATTTTCTTGGATTGCTCATTACATAGGGGCTCCAGAACTACTTGGGGGGTTTGCTGCAGGCCTTGCTCTTTCCCGACAATTTATCCTTCCTTTTAAAACATTGAAAGTGGACGAAGAGTTTTATCATAAGGTAGAAAGCCAGATGAAACCTATCGTTTATCTGTTCACACCTATATTCTTCGTGAGTGTAGGGCTTTCTTTAAATCTCAAAGAGATCCCTTGGGAATCTCCTTTCATTTGGACTCTTTCTTTATCTTTTTTGTTCATTGCCATTATTGGTAAAATTTTTTCTGGACTTGTTCTCTTCACTGAAAGCAAGTGGACACAGTGGGCTGTAGGGCTTGCGATGGTTCCTCGAGGCGAAGTGGGCTTAATTTTTGCTGAAATAGGACGAAAAGGAAAAATTTTTAACAATGAAATTTACGCAGCGATGATTATCGTCATTGCTATTACAACGATTTTTACACCATTTGCAATGCGTATTTTTTATGATTACCAGAGGAAGTATTTAGAAAAAAAATAA